The following proteins come from a genomic window of Notamacropus eugenii isolate mMacEug1 chromosome X, mMacEug1.pri_v2, whole genome shotgun sequence:
- the LOC140516131 gene encoding uncharacterized protein, with protein sequence MSTCSRLSKKKKEKAASVETQEVREEHEVRVEAEESAGVEKKAPCGEVPGSCSGASGPSGSSATSAVQIGSSVQMASPVQISPGSQVGSSVDPGTIVQVKSRGRGRPRRRGLGGSALTRGGLLHEQGQSSPHDLTALDVQISEQEEIIPRGRSRGRPRGSRGRGVRGRGSRGRGRGSRGRGRGSRGRGRPRGGGSSRGQAYPHGQPSPYSHAGSQAQAGPSDEGRPDDQARPTDQAGPRSAQPPGRLPRGKKDMRKYDERGRLIVNGEDLCDCLQRMCVGCFYPCPECQSTKCGPTCRCNREWVYEDITDEGGEVFSTFPFSHAKY encoded by the exons ATGAGTACGTGTTCTCGGTTGtctaagaaaaagaaggagaaggctGCGAGTGTGGAGACCCAGGAGGTCAGAGAAGAGCATGAGGTGAGAGTTGAGGCTGAGGAGAGTGCAGGAGTGGAGAAGAAGGCGCCTTGTGGAGAAGTACCAGGCAGCTGCAGTGGTGCATCAGGTCCCAGTGGTAGCAGTGCCACCTCCGCTGTCCAGATTGGCTCGAGCGTCCAGATGGCATCCCCAGTGCAGATCAGCCCAGGTAGTCAGGTCGGCTCCAGCGTCGACCCTGGCACCATTGTCCAGGTGAAGTCCCGCGGCCGCGGGCGCCCCAGACGCCGTGGGCTCGGGGGCTCTGCCCTCACCAGGGGAGGCCTGCTGCACGAGCAGGGGCAGAGCAGCCCCCATGACCTGACTGCCCTTGATGTCCAGATCAGTGAGCAGGAAGAGATCATCCCCCGTGGGCGAAGCCGAGGCCGCCCGCGTGGCAGCCGTGGGCGTGGTGTGCGTGGGCGCGGCAGCCGTGGGCGTGGGCGCGGCAGCCGTGGGCGTGGGCGCGGCAGCCGTGGGCGAGGCCGCCCCCGTGGTGGAGGCAGCTCCCGGGGCCAAGCCTACCCCCATGGCCAACCCAGCCCCTACAGCCATGCTGGATCTCAGGCTCAAGCAGGGCCCAGTGATGAAGGCAGGCCAGATGACCAGGCCAGGCCCACTGACCAAGCTGGCCCCCGCTCAGCTCAGCCACCTGGGAGGCTCCCACGTGGCAAGAAAGACATGAGGAAATACGACGAGAGAGGCAGGCTGATCGTGAATGGAGAAGACCTCTGCGACTGCCTGCAGAGAATGTGCGTGGGCTGCTTCTACCCGTGCCCCGAGTGCCAGTCCACCAAGTGTGGGCCCACCTGCCGCTGCAACCGAGAGTGGGTTTACGAGGACATTACCGACGAGGGTGGAGAAGTCTTCAGCACCTTCCCGTTTTCCCATGCCAA GTATTAA
- the LOC140516132 gene encoding uncharacterized protein — protein sequence MSTCSPLSKKKDKVVSKSVHLMKKQVEMEVVEDEHQVTIEAEKKARAQKKKLTAGEKKGKDGAAAGARGGTGDCGRDGDRGRGAGLRGRGGRGRGVSHSRSGGRGGAAGRGRGSGRGQGRARGRGGSRGRARPWGLVDQATPCNQSGPYDQVGPYDQAKCDDQVGSCDQAGPDDQVGTYDQAKPDDQVETYDQAKPNDQVGPDDQVGLDDQAKPDDQVGPDDQARSDDQARPDDQAKPDDQVGPSDQARPDDQARPDDQAKPDDQVGPSDQAKPDDQVGPDDQAGPHDQAGPHSAQPLLRVPRGWRGMRRYDEKGRLNMNGEDLCNCLKKECVGCFYPCSQCQSTKCGPTCRTNWMWVYEAILNESRIVVNSFPYPLHKY from the exons ATGAGCACCTGTTCTCCGTTGTCTAAGAAAAAGGACAAGGTTGTGAGTAAATCAGTTCACCTCATGAAGAAGCAGGTCGAGATGGAGGTGGTCGAAGATGAGCATCAGGTGACAATTGAGGCTGAGAAGAAGGCAAGAGCCCAGAAGAAGAAGCTGACTGCTGGGGAGAAAAAAGGCAAGGATGGTGCTGCAGCAGGGGCCCGTGGTGGTACTGGCGACTGTGGCAGAGATGGTGACCGTGGCCGAGGTGCTGGCCTCAGAGGACGTGGTGGCCGTGGCAGAGGTGTTAGCCACAGTAGAAGTGGTGGCCGCGGTGGAGCTGCTGGCCGGGGCCGAGGTAGTGGCCGTGGCCAAGGAAGGGCCCGTGGCCGAGGTGGTTCCCGTGGCCGAGCTCGCCCCTGGGGCCTTGTTGACCAAGCCACGCCCTGTAACCAATCCGGGCCCTATGACCAAGTTGGCCCCTATGACCAAGCCAAGTGCGATGACCAAGTTGGGTCCTGTGACCAAGCCGGGCCTGATGACCAAGTTGGGACCTACGACCAAGCCAAGCCCGATGACCAAGTTGAGACCTATGACCAAGCCAAGCCCAATGACCAAGTTGGACCCGATGACCAAGTTGGGCTCGATGACCAAGCCAAGCCCGATGACCAAGTTGGGCCTGATGACCAAGCCAGGTCTGATGATCAAGCCAGGCCTGATGACCAAGCCAAACCTGATGACCAAGTTGGGCCCTCTGACCAAGCCAGGCCTGATGACCAAGCCAGGCCTGATGACCAAGCCAAACCTGATGACCAAGTTGGGCCCTCTGACCAAGCCAAGCCCGATGACCAAGTTGGGCCCGATGACCAAGCTGGGCCTCATGACCAAGCTGGCCCCCACTCAGCTCAACCACTTTTGAGGGTCCCACGTGGCTGGAGAGGCATGAGGAGATACGACGAGAAAGGCAGGCTGAATATGAATGGAGAAGATCTCTGTAACTGCCTGAAGAAAGAGTGTGTGGGCTGCTTCTATCCGTGCTCCCAGTGCCAGTCCACCAAGTGTGGGCCCACCTGCCGCACCAATTGGATGTGGGTTTACGAGGCCATTCTGAACGAGAGTAGAATAGTGGTCAACTCCTTCCCGTATCCCCTACATAA GTATTAA